In Nocardioides palaemonis, a single genomic region encodes these proteins:
- a CDS encoding acetyl-CoA C-acetyltransferase, with translation MAEAFVYDHIRTPRGRGKATGSLHEVKPVDLVVGLLDELKTRNPTLDPARVDDVVLGVVTPIGDQGGDIAKTAALKAGYPETVAGVQLNRFCASGLEAVNQAAQRVRSGFEDLIVAGGVESMSRVPMGSDGGAWAMDPATALQTGFVPQGIGADLIATIEGWGRADVDAYAAESHHRAAKAWANGYFDDAVVPVRDLNGVTVLDRDETVRPDTSVEGLAGLKPSFAQIGRDAGFDDVALEKYHWVPAIDHVHHAGNSSGIVDGAAVMAIGTEEVGAALGLTPRARIVATAVSGADPTIMLTGPAPAARKALARAGLEVDDIDLWEINEAFAAVAMRFMRDMGISHDVTNVNGGAIAMGHPLGATGAMILGTLVDELARRDQKRGLATLCVGGGMGIATVVELV, from the coding sequence ATGGCAGAAGCATTCGTCTACGACCACATCCGCACGCCTCGCGGCCGGGGCAAGGCCACCGGCTCGCTGCACGAGGTGAAGCCGGTCGACCTGGTCGTCGGACTCCTCGACGAGCTCAAGACCCGCAACCCCACGCTCGACCCGGCCCGCGTCGACGACGTCGTGCTCGGCGTCGTGACCCCCATCGGTGACCAGGGCGGCGACATCGCCAAGACCGCGGCGCTCAAGGCCGGCTACCCCGAGACCGTCGCGGGCGTCCAGCTCAACCGCTTCTGCGCCAGCGGGCTCGAGGCCGTCAACCAGGCCGCGCAGCGCGTCCGCTCCGGCTTCGAGGACCTCATCGTCGCCGGCGGCGTCGAGTCGATGAGCCGCGTGCCGATGGGCAGCGACGGCGGCGCCTGGGCGATGGACCCGGCCACCGCGCTCCAGACCGGCTTCGTGCCGCAGGGCATCGGCGCCGACCTGATCGCCACGATCGAGGGCTGGGGCCGCGCCGACGTCGACGCGTATGCCGCCGAGTCGCACCACCGCGCCGCGAAGGCGTGGGCCAACGGCTACTTCGACGACGCGGTCGTCCCCGTGCGCGACCTCAACGGCGTGACCGTCCTCGACCGCGACGAGACCGTCCGACCCGACACCTCCGTCGAGGGCCTCGCCGGGCTCAAGCCGTCGTTCGCCCAGATCGGGCGCGACGCGGGCTTCGACGACGTCGCGCTGGAGAAGTACCACTGGGTCCCGGCGATCGACCACGTCCACCACGCCGGCAACTCGTCGGGCATCGTCGACGGTGCCGCGGTGATGGCGATCGGCACCGAGGAGGTGGGCGCCGCGCTCGGCCTCACGCCGCGCGCCCGGATCGTCGCGACCGCCGTCTCCGGCGCCGACCCGACGATCATGCTCACCGGTCCCGCCCCCGCCGCCCGCAAGGCGCTCGCCCGCGCCGGCCTCGAGGTCGACGACATCGACCTGTGGGAGATCAACGAGGCGTTCGCCGCCGTCGCGATGCGGTTCATGCGCGACATGGGCATCAGCCACGACGTCACCAACGTCAACGGCGGTGCCATCGCGATGGGCCACCCGCTCGGCGCCACCGGCGCGATGATCCTCGGCACCCTCGTCGACGAGCTCGCCCGCCGCGACCAGAAGCGCGGCCTCGCCACGCTCTGCGTCGGCGGCGGCATGGGCATCGCCACCGTCGTCGAGCTCGTCTGA
- a CDS encoding CPBP family intramembrane glutamic endopeptidase translates to MRTWIRRSLWDVVPRDQRDSDAAFRRRQMVAAVVVLVGAAVLGWSLRLEPGGTTFYVAAVVLAGVWAAGAFLSGRLHLGRIAEGEAFVRPILAPVLLGLLMVGIFVLGALVVREIDPLARYVSSVLAYADEGSLTVLAVITFVNGIAEELFFRGAMYAAIPRHPVLWTTLAYVVATLATGNVMLGFAAILLGAVCGLERRASGGILAPILTHVTWSLSMLFLLPLLF, encoded by the coding sequence ATGCGCACCTGGATCCGCCGGTCCCTGTGGGACGTGGTCCCGCGCGACCAGCGCGACTCCGACGCGGCGTTCCGTCGCCGGCAGATGGTCGCGGCGGTCGTGGTGCTGGTCGGGGCTGCCGTGCTCGGCTGGTCGCTGCGGCTCGAGCCGGGCGGCACGACGTTCTACGTCGCCGCCGTCGTGCTGGCCGGGGTCTGGGCCGCGGGAGCGTTCCTCTCCGGTCGGCTCCACCTGGGCCGGATCGCGGAGGGCGAGGCGTTCGTGCGGCCGATCCTCGCGCCGGTGCTGCTCGGCCTGCTGATGGTCGGCATCTTCGTGCTCGGCGCCCTCGTGGTGCGCGAGATCGACCCGCTCGCGCGCTACGTCAGCTCGGTCCTGGCCTACGCCGACGAGGGATCGCTCACCGTGCTGGCGGTCATCACCTTCGTCAACGGCATCGCCGAGGAGCTGTTCTTCCGCGGCGCGATGTATGCCGCGATCCCGCGGCACCCGGTGCTCTGGACCACGCTGGCCTACGTCGTCGCGACGCTCGCGACCGGCAACGTGATGCTGGGCTTCGCGGCCATCCTGCTCGGTGCGGTCTGCGGCCTCGAGCGGCGGGCCAGCGGCGGCATCCTCGCCCCGATCCTGACCCACGTGACGTGGTCGCTGTCGATGCTGTTCCTGCTACCCCTGCTGTTCTGA
- a CDS encoding NAD(P)H-binding protein — protein MSTVLVTGATGFIGRRLVPALLDAGHEVRAMTRHPESYDGPGKAVGADVMDPDSLGPALEGVDVAIYLVHSLDDPDFERKDAQAARHFSRAAAAAGLQQIVYMGGLGDEDQDLSAHLRSRREVEGLLGSDGVPVTVLRAAIVVGHGGISWELTRQLVKNLPAMVVPKWVGTRTQPIAIDDVVRYLAGVVGQEQALGRVFEIGGPETLTYREMLQGVAQEMNGRNVPIVVLPLLTPGLSSRWLALVTDVDVTTGRNLIDSMSNEVVVRDTSIRDVVPGEPLTYRESVRRALAERAASEQQG, from the coding sequence GTGAGCACCGTCCTCGTCACCGGCGCCACCGGCTTCATCGGCCGCCGCCTCGTCCCCGCCCTGCTCGACGCCGGCCACGAGGTGCGCGCGATGACGCGCCACCCGGAGTCCTACGACGGCCCCGGCAAGGCCGTGGGTGCCGACGTGATGGACCCGGACTCCCTCGGCCCGGCGCTCGAGGGCGTCGACGTGGCGATCTACCTCGTCCACTCCCTCGACGACCCCGACTTCGAGCGCAAGGACGCCCAGGCCGCGCGCCACTTCAGCCGGGCGGCCGCCGCCGCGGGGCTGCAGCAGATCGTCTACATGGGCGGGCTCGGCGACGAGGACCAGGACCTGTCGGCCCACCTGCGCTCGCGGCGCGAGGTCGAGGGGCTGCTCGGCTCCGACGGCGTCCCGGTGACCGTGCTGCGCGCGGCGATCGTCGTCGGGCACGGCGGCATCTCCTGGGAGCTGACCCGCCAGCTGGTGAAGAACCTCCCGGCGATGGTCGTCCCCAAGTGGGTCGGCACCCGCACCCAGCCGATCGCGATCGACGACGTCGTGCGCTACCTCGCCGGCGTCGTCGGCCAGGAGCAGGCGCTGGGACGGGTCTTCGAGATCGGTGGTCCCGAGACGCTCACCTACCGCGAGATGCTGCAGGGCGTGGCCCAGGAGATGAACGGCCGCAACGTCCCCATCGTCGTGCTGCCGCTGCTCACCCCCGGCCTGTCGTCGCGCTGGCTGGCCCTCGTCACCGACGTCGACGTCACCACCGGGCGCAACCTCATCGACTCGATGAGCAACGAGGTCGTCGTCCGCGACACCTCGATCCGTGACGTGGTGCCGGGCGAGCCGCTGACCTACCGCGAGTCCGTACGCCGGGCGCTGGCCGAGCGGGCCGCGTCAGAACAGCAGGGGTAG
- a CDS encoding PadR family transcriptional regulator: MSIRQAMLAILEQGPMYGYQLRAEFEQRTGETWPLNIGQVYTTLTRLERDGMVEVVGHGGADDPTAPEGSDRQVSYRATDAGRSEVSQWFATPVPRSQPPRDELAIKLAIAVTLPGVDVAAIIQRQRSATMAALQDYTRLKRSGRAASPAAPEDLAWSLVLDSLVFDAEAEVRWLDHCEARLRRAALDARSAAQAAPATSAEEVRR; this comes from the coding sequence ATGTCGATCCGGCAGGCGATGCTGGCGATCCTCGAGCAGGGGCCGATGTACGGCTACCAGCTGCGGGCCGAGTTCGAGCAGCGGACGGGCGAGACCTGGCCGCTCAACATCGGGCAGGTCTACACGACCCTGACCCGGCTCGAGCGCGACGGGATGGTCGAGGTCGTCGGACACGGGGGTGCCGACGACCCGACCGCCCCGGAGGGGTCGGACCGCCAGGTCAGCTACCGCGCCACCGACGCGGGGCGGAGCGAGGTGTCGCAGTGGTTCGCCACCCCGGTGCCTCGCTCCCAGCCCCCGCGCGACGAGCTCGCGATCAAGCTCGCGATCGCGGTGACCCTGCCCGGGGTCGACGTGGCCGCGATCATCCAGCGCCAGCGCTCGGCCACGATGGCCGCGCTGCAGGACTACACCCGGCTCAAGCGCTCCGGCCGCGCGGCGAGCCCCGCCGCTCCCGAGGACCTGGCCTGGAGCCTGGTCCTCGACTCGCTGGTCTTCGACGCCGAGGCCGAGGTGCGCTGGCTCGACCACTGCGAGGCCCGGCTGCGCCGCGCGGCGCTCGACGCCCGCAGCGCGGCCCAGGCCGCGCCTGCCACGAGCGCCGAGGAGGTCCGCCGGTGA
- a CDS encoding cation:proton antiporter, with protein sequence MTTGIVYLLLGLALLLAIVLPQVTSRVAISPPMVLVAVGMLIGLLPLADMVSLAPRDHPVVVTHVTEFTVLVSLMGVGLAIDRHFHVRSWASWRTWSPVWRLLAVTMPLTIGAIALLGWWVAGLAPAVALLLGAVLAPTDPVLASDVQVGEPLTDDLEPSDDGGPEEDDDIRFSLTAEAGMNDGLAFPFVHLALLLLAGGFTLADAGAWVGWYVVGKIALGVLVGAGVGWLLGRQAFRARREVLRLADRGEPLLALAALMAAYGGAELVGGYGFLAVFVCATTLRASERGHSYQRAMHAVVDRLERLMTLLVLLVLGMAMTHGLLEHLDWRGVVLTLALVLVVRPVVGWLSLSVAARDEHLDGGLDRGERLAVAFFGVRGVGSLFYLAYATSHEDVPGEDWLWSTVAFAVVVSVLLHGVTATPAMARLDARRGLGPSPSGG encoded by the coding sequence GTGACCACGGGCATCGTCTACCTCCTGCTCGGCCTGGCCCTGCTGCTCGCGATCGTCCTGCCGCAGGTCACCAGCCGGGTCGCGATCTCACCGCCGATGGTGCTGGTCGCCGTCGGCATGCTGATCGGGCTGCTGCCGCTGGCCGACATGGTGAGCCTCGCGCCGCGCGACCACCCGGTCGTGGTCACGCACGTCACCGAGTTCACCGTGCTGGTGTCGTTGATGGGCGTCGGGCTGGCCATCGACCGGCACTTCCACGTCCGCTCGTGGGCGTCGTGGCGGACCTGGTCGCCCGTGTGGCGGCTGCTCGCGGTCACCATGCCGCTGACGATCGGCGCGATCGCGCTGCTCGGCTGGTGGGTCGCCGGGCTCGCGCCGGCCGTCGCGCTGCTGCTCGGCGCGGTGCTCGCGCCGACCGACCCGGTGCTCGCCTCCGACGTCCAGGTCGGCGAGCCGCTCACCGACGACCTCGAGCCCAGCGACGACGGCGGACCCGAGGAGGACGACGACATCCGGTTCTCCCTCACCGCCGAGGCCGGGATGAACGACGGGCTCGCGTTCCCCTTCGTCCACCTCGCCCTGCTGCTGCTCGCCGGCGGCTTCACGCTCGCGGACGCCGGCGCGTGGGTCGGCTGGTACGTCGTCGGCAAGATCGCGCTCGGCGTGCTGGTCGGCGCCGGGGTCGGCTGGCTGCTGGGTCGCCAGGCGTTCCGCGCGCGGCGCGAGGTGCTGCGCCTCGCCGACCGCGGCGAGCCGCTGCTCGCGCTCGCCGCGCTGATGGCGGCCTACGGCGGTGCCGAGCTCGTCGGCGGCTACGGCTTCCTCGCGGTCTTCGTCTGCGCCACCACCCTGCGTGCCTCCGAGCGCGGCCACTCCTACCAGCGGGCGATGCACGCGGTCGTCGACCGGCTCGAGCGGCTGATGACGCTGCTGGTCCTGCTCGTGCTGGGCATGGCGATGACCCACGGGCTGCTCGAGCACCTCGACTGGCGCGGCGTGGTGCTGACCCTCGCGCTGGTCCTGGTCGTACGCCCCGTCGTCGGGTGGCTCTCGCTGAGCGTCGCGGCCCGCGACGAGCACCTCGACGGCGGCCTCGACCGCGGCGAGCGGCTCGCCGTCGCGTTCTTCGGGGTGCGGGGCGTGGGCTCGCTGTTCTACCTCGCCTACGCCACCTCCCACGAGGACGTGCCCGGCGAGGACTGGCTGTGGTCGACCGTCGCGTTCGCCGTGGTCGTCTCCGTGCTGCTGCACGGCGTCACCGCGACGCCCGCCATGGCCCGCCTGGACGCGCGCCGCGGACTCGGTCCTTCCCCGTCAGGAGGATGA
- a CDS encoding ABC transporter ATP-binding protein: MSQSPAVVVRDLHVRFGDVEAVSGVDLVAAAGRATALLGRNGAGKSTTMKVLAGVVPPTAGSVTVGGHDAATDALGVKRVVGYCPDVGGLVPRATPWEHLQLSARLRRMDAWEERGRDLLERFELGDVAHRVVGGFSHGMSRRLGVVLAALHEPSVLLLDEPFDGVDPIGVDATLEVVADACARGACVLLSTHLRELALEACGEAVVLRGGNRVAAMQATDLTGEAYRALLD, translated from the coding sequence GTGAGCCAGAGCCCTGCCGTCGTCGTCCGCGACCTGCACGTCCGCTTCGGTGACGTCGAGGCCGTCTCCGGGGTCGACCTGGTCGCGGCCGCCGGGCGGGCGACCGCGCTGCTCGGCCGCAACGGCGCCGGCAAGTCGACGACCATGAAGGTGCTCGCGGGTGTGGTCCCGCCGACCGCTGGGTCGGTGACGGTGGGCGGCCACGACGCCGCCACCGACGCGCTCGGCGTCAAGCGGGTCGTCGGCTACTGCCCGGACGTGGGCGGCCTGGTGCCGCGTGCGACCCCGTGGGAGCACCTCCAGCTGTCGGCGCGGCTGCGCCGGATGGACGCGTGGGAGGAGCGCGGGCGCGACCTGCTCGAGCGCTTCGAGCTCGGCGACGTGGCCCACCGCGTGGTGGGCGGCTTCAGCCACGGCATGAGCCGGCGCCTCGGCGTGGTGCTCGCCGCGCTGCACGAGCCCTCCGTACTGCTGCTCGACGAGCCCTTCGACGGCGTCGACCCGATCGGCGTCGACGCGACCCTCGAGGTCGTCGCCGACGCCTGCGCGCGGGGCGCCTGCGTGCTGCTGTCCACCCACCTGCGCGAGCTCGCCCTCGAGGCCTGCGGCGAGGCCGTCGTCCTGCGCGGCGGCAACCGGGTCGCGGCGATGCAGGCCACCGACCTCACCGGCGAGGCCTACCGTGCGCTCCTCGACTGA
- a CDS encoding helix-turn-helix domain-containing protein: protein MAIEGGLDQQSGAAGDLLSLDELTARTGVSARNVRFYASRGLVPPPVRRGRSGYYGPDHVARLELVRELQGHGFTLSAIEKYVEQIPAAATPSDIARHLSLLTPVTGDREVDVSGNLSGMGISPEAAEAVAEVYAEHGRQVAEELSEIVRTKVWPQFREAGYTAEQLREFIHRLKPLTIAGLVTAYEQAIDESQAAYDRRTPTR, encoded by the coding sequence GTGGCGATCGAAGGTGGGCTCGACCAGCAGTCCGGCGCGGCCGGCGACCTGCTGAGCCTCGACGAGCTGACCGCGCGCACCGGCGTCAGCGCCCGCAACGTGCGGTTCTACGCCTCGCGCGGCCTCGTGCCCCCTCCCGTGCGCCGCGGCCGCTCCGGCTACTACGGGCCGGACCACGTCGCCCGCCTCGAGCTCGTCCGCGAGCTGCAGGGCCACGGCTTCACGCTGTCGGCGATCGAGAAGTACGTCGAGCAGATCCCCGCCGCGGCGACCCCGTCCGACATCGCCCGCCACCTCTCGCTGCTCACGCCGGTCACCGGCGACCGCGAGGTCGACGTCTCGGGCAACCTGTCCGGGATGGGCATCTCGCCCGAGGCGGCCGAGGCCGTGGCCGAGGTCTACGCCGAGCACGGCCGCCAGGTCGCCGAGGAGCTGTCGGAGATCGTCCGCACCAAGGTGTGGCCGCAGTTCCGCGAGGCCGGCTACACCGCCGAGCAGCTGCGCGAGTTCATCCACCGGCTCAAGCCGCTCACCATCGCGGGGCTGGTCACGGCCTACGAGCAGGCCATCGACGAGAGCCAGGCCGCGTACGACAGGCGCACCCCCACCCGATGA
- a CDS encoding ABC transporter ATP-binding protein: MNAVLHLAAATRVHGEGATEVHALRGVTFRAHPGELVAVMGPSGSGKSTLLTLAGGLDAPTSGSVWIEGTDLASLDQAGRARMRRTSVGYVFQDFNLIPALTAAENVALPRELDGEKGRVARRLALAALEEVGIADLADRFPDEMSGGQQQRVAIARAIVGDRRLILADEPTGALDTDTGEEILRLLRARCDAGAAGVMVTHEARHAAWADRVVFLRDGVVVDETGADEPEALLAEDAR, encoded by the coding sequence GTGAACGCCGTCCTCCACCTCGCCGCCGCCACCCGCGTCCACGGCGAGGGCGCCACCGAGGTCCACGCCCTGCGCGGGGTCACCTTCCGCGCCCACCCCGGCGAGCTCGTCGCCGTCATGGGTCCGTCCGGCTCGGGGAAGTCGACGCTGCTGACCCTCGCCGGCGGGCTCGACGCCCCGACGTCCGGCTCGGTCTGGATCGAGGGCACCGACCTCGCCTCGCTCGACCAGGCCGGTCGTGCGCGCATGCGGCGTACGTCGGTGGGCTACGTCTTCCAGGACTTCAACCTGATCCCCGCGCTGACCGCCGCGGAGAACGTCGCGCTGCCGCGCGAGCTCGACGGCGAGAAGGGCCGCGTCGCGCGCCGGCTGGCGCTCGCCGCGCTCGAGGAGGTCGGCATCGCCGACCTCGCCGACCGGTTCCCCGACGAGATGTCGGGCGGGCAGCAGCAGCGCGTCGCGATCGCGCGCGCCATCGTCGGCGACCGCCGGCTGATCCTCGCCGACGAGCCCACCGGCGCCCTCGACACCGACACCGGCGAGGAGATCCTGCGGCTGCTCCGCGCCCGCTGCGACGCGGGGGCCGCCGGCGTGATGGTCACCCACGAGGCGCGCCACGCCGCCTGGGCCGACCGGGTGGTCTTCCTGCGCGACGGCGTCGTGGTCGACGAGACCGGGGCCGACGAGCCGGAGGCGCTGCTCGCCGAGGACGCGAGGTGA
- a CDS encoding 3-hydroxyacyl-CoA dehydrogenase NAD-binding domain-containing protein, which produces MSTTTADTAVRYDRDADGIVTLTLDDPTASANTMNELYQASMQAAVQRLQDEVDDVTGVVLASAKKTFFAGGNLKSMVTATPDDAPAIFAMSEAVKASLRALETYPRPVVAAINGAALGGGLEIALAANRRIAVDDRSVKIGLPESTLGLLPGGGGVTRVVRMLGLQSALMDVLMPGTQFDPRGAQAKGLVDELVATREELVPAAKAWILSVRDDEDAARNPWDRAGYKMPGGTPKTPALAQFLPAFPALLRKQTKGAVYPAPRAIMSAAVEGAQVDFDTASRIETRYFTDLVVNQQAKNMIQAFFFDLQAINSGSLRPAGIERWQATKVAVLGAGMMGAGIAYSCARAGMQVLLKDVSLEAAERGKAYTEKLNARGVERGKITQEKADELLARITPTADAADLAGCDLVIEAVFEDPSLKAEVFAEVAPHVDPDALLCSNTSTLPITELATGVDRPADFIGLHFFSPVDKMPLVEIIRGAETSDAALAKAYDVVQQIRKTPIVVNDSRGFYTSRVIGTQINEGLAMLAEGVHPVSLERAATSAGFPVGPLQISDELNMELMAKIRKATADAAAREGVDLGPDPAGDVIATMIGLGRPSRLKGAGFYDYADGRRTTLWSGLAEHFPVAEQQIPIRDMRDRMLFIEALETAKCFEEGVITSAAAANIGSIMGIGFPALTGGAAQFMTGWQALDENGRGTGPVGLAAFVARADELADAYGERFRPTARLREMAERGETFPA; this is translated from the coding sequence ATGAGCACCACCACCGCTGACACCGCCGTCCGCTACGACCGCGACGCCGACGGCATCGTCACCCTCACGCTGGACGACCCCACCGCCAGCGCCAACACCATGAACGAGCTCTACCAGGCCTCGATGCAGGCCGCCGTGCAGCGCCTGCAGGACGAGGTCGACGACGTCACCGGCGTCGTCCTGGCCAGCGCGAAGAAGACCTTCTTCGCCGGCGGCAACCTCAAGTCGATGGTCACCGCGACCCCCGACGACGCGCCCGCGATCTTCGCGATGAGCGAGGCGGTCAAGGCCAGCCTGCGCGCGCTGGAGACGTACCCCCGTCCGGTCGTCGCCGCGATCAACGGCGCCGCGCTCGGCGGCGGCCTCGAGATCGCGCTCGCCGCGAACCGCCGGATCGCCGTCGACGACCGGTCGGTCAAGATCGGCCTGCCCGAGTCGACGCTCGGCCTGCTGCCGGGCGGTGGCGGCGTCACCCGCGTCGTACGCATGCTCGGCCTGCAGTCGGCGCTGATGGACGTGCTGATGCCCGGCACCCAGTTCGACCCGCGGGGCGCGCAGGCCAAGGGCCTCGTCGACGAGCTCGTCGCCACCCGCGAGGAGCTCGTGCCGGCCGCGAAGGCGTGGATCCTGTCCGTGCGCGACGACGAGGACGCGGCGCGCAACCCGTGGGACCGCGCCGGCTACAAGATGCCCGGAGGCACGCCCAAGACCCCGGCGCTCGCGCAGTTCCTGCCGGCCTTCCCGGCGCTGCTGCGCAAGCAGACCAAGGGCGCGGTCTACCCCGCCCCGCGGGCGATCATGAGCGCGGCCGTCGAGGGCGCGCAGGTCGACTTCGACACCGCCTCGCGGATCGAGACGCGCTACTTCACCGACCTCGTGGTCAACCAGCAGGCCAAGAACATGATCCAGGCCTTCTTCTTCGACCTCCAGGCGATCAACTCCGGCTCGCTGCGCCCCGCGGGCATCGAGCGGTGGCAGGCCACGAAGGTCGCGGTGCTCGGCGCCGGGATGATGGGCGCCGGCATCGCCTACTCGTGCGCCCGGGCCGGCATGCAGGTCCTGCTCAAGGACGTCTCCCTGGAAGCGGCCGAGCGGGGCAAGGCCTACACCGAGAAGCTCAACGCCAGGGGCGTCGAGCGCGGCAAGATCACGCAGGAGAAGGCCGACGAGCTGCTCGCGCGGATCACGCCGACCGCCGACGCCGCCGACCTCGCCGGCTGCGACCTGGTGATCGAGGCGGTCTTCGAGGACCCGTCGCTCAAGGCGGAGGTCTTCGCCGAGGTCGCTCCGCACGTGGACCCCGACGCGCTGCTGTGCTCCAACACCTCGACGCTGCCGATCACCGAGCTCGCGACGGGGGTCGACCGGCCGGCGGACTTCATCGGCCTGCACTTCTTCTCGCCCGTCGACAAGATGCCGCTGGTCGAGATCATCCGCGGCGCCGAGACCTCGGACGCGGCGCTCGCCAAGGCGTACGACGTGGTCCAGCAGATCCGCAAGACGCCGATCGTGGTCAACGACTCGCGCGGCTTCTACACCTCGCGCGTCATCGGCACCCAGATCAACGAGGGCCTCGCGATGCTCGCCGAGGGCGTGCACCCGGTCTCGCTCGAGCGCGCGGCGACGTCCGCCGGGTTCCCGGTGGGGCCGCTGCAGATCAGCGACGAGCTCAACATGGAGCTGATGGCCAAGATCCGCAAGGCCACCGCCGACGCCGCGGCGCGCGAGGGTGTCGACCTCGGGCCGGACCCGGCCGGCGACGTGATCGCGACGATGATCGGCCTGGGCCGGCCCTCGCGGCTGAAGGGCGCCGGGTTCTACGACTACGCCGACGGCCGGCGTACGACCCTGTGGTCGGGCCTCGCCGAGCACTTCCCGGTGGCCGAGCAGCAGATCCCGATTCGCGACATGCGCGACCGGATGCTGTTCATCGAGGCGCTCGAGACCGCGAAGTGCTTCGAGGAGGGCGTGATCACCTCCGCGGCCGCGGCCAACATCGGCTCGATCATGGGCATCGGCTTCCCGGCCCTCACCGGGGGTGCGGCGCAGTTCATGACCGGCTGGCAGGCGCTGGACGAGAACGGTCGCGGCACCGGCCCGGTCGGGCTCGCCGCGTTCGTGGCCCGCGCCGACGAGCTCGCGGACGCCTACGGCGAGCGGTTCCGCCCGACGGCACGCCTGCGCGAGATGGCCGAGCGCGGGGAGACCTTCCCCGCCTGA